A single Bifidobacterium asteroides DNA region contains:
- a CDS encoding ABC transporter substrate-binding protein, with protein MRTSNKRIMAAMAAVAALSMALAGCGSSGGSDANKSGDTKSGGKVELTYLHRLPDKQGMTMVKDTVARWNKDHPNIQVKATKFNGSPGDLIKKLETDVKAGNAPDLAQVGYAELPEVYTKGIVEDVTAEAGKYSKDFAEGPNKLMSVDGKVFGLPQDTGPMVYYYNKTEFDKLGIKVPTTAEEFIESAKKAAAQGKYIMTYQPDGAGMAFSALSGASSPWYKIKDGKWVVDVDTPGSKATADFYQQLLDAKAMNLTPSTDPSFAGAFHDGSIIGTIDAAWNAPIMMDWIGDAGKGQWRVTQIGDWFKNGEKTGPNGGSGVAAIKGTKHKAEAMEFLDWFNTQVPDLTSQGLIVAASTEKAKTPQSWTEFFGGQDVMAEFAKANANMGSFNYMPGFSAVSSAVGEAADKAGKGQAKVSDAFDAAQKTSLATLKDYGLPIAKD; from the coding sequence ATGAGAACCAGCAACAAACGCATAATGGCGGCCATGGCTGCAGTCGCGGCCTTAAGCATGGCGCTGGCCGGGTGTGGTTCCTCCGGCGGATCCGATGCCAACAAGAGCGGTGACACCAAGTCGGGCGGCAAGGTCGAACTGACATACTTGCATCGTCTTCCTGACAAGCAGGGCATGACCATGGTCAAGGACACCGTGGCCAGGTGGAACAAGGATCACCCGAACATCCAGGTTAAGGCCACTAAGTTTAACGGCAGCCCCGGCGACCTGATCAAGAAGCTGGAGACCGACGTCAAGGCCGGCAATGCTCCCGATCTGGCCCAGGTGGGCTACGCTGAGCTGCCTGAGGTCTATACCAAGGGCATCGTCGAGGATGTCACCGCAGAGGCCGGCAAGTACTCCAAAGACTTTGCAGAGGGTCCCAACAAGCTCATGAGCGTGGACGGCAAGGTCTTCGGCCTGCCCCAGGATACCGGCCCCATGGTCTACTACTACAACAAGACTGAATTTGACAAGCTGGGCATTAAGGTCCCCACCACGGCCGAGGAATTCATCGAATCGGCCAAGAAGGCAGCCGCTCAGGGCAAGTACATCATGACCTACCAGCCCGATGGTGCAGGCATGGCCTTCTCCGCCCTGTCCGGCGCGTCATCTCCCTGGTACAAAATCAAGGACGGCAAGTGGGTTGTCGACGTTGATACGCCCGGTTCCAAGGCCACGGCCGACTTCTACCAGCAGCTGCTCGATGCCAAAGCGATGAACCTGACCCCCAGCACCGACCCCTCCTTCGCTGGCGCCTTCCATGACGGCTCCATCATCGGAACCATTGATGCCGCCTGGAATGCCCCGATCATGATGGACTGGATCGGTGATGCCGGCAAGGGCCAGTGGAGGGTCACCCAGATCGGCGACTGGTTCAAGAACGGCGAGAAGACCGGGCCCAACGGCGGTTCGGGCGTTGCAGCCATCAAGGGCACCAAGCACAAGGCAGAGGCTATGGAGTTCCTGGACTGGTTCAACACCCAGGTGCCTGATCTGACCTCTCAGGGTCTGATCGTCGCGGCTTCCACAGAGAAGGCCAAGACCCCCCAGTCCTGGACCGAGTTCTTCGGCGGGCAGGACGTGATGGCGGAGTTCGCCAAGGCCAACGCCAACATGGGCTCCTTCAACTACATGCCCGGATTCTCCGCGGTGAGCAGCGCTGTCGGCGAGGCTGCCGACAAGGCCGGCAAGGGTCAAGCCAAGGTTTCCGATGCCTTCGATGCGGCACAGAAGACCTCCCTTGCCACACTGAAGGATTATGGCCTTCCGATCGCCAAGGATTGA
- a CDS encoding amino acid permease: MIALGGCIGTGLFMTSGSTIAKAGPGGALVAYAAMGLMVYFLMTSLGELATHLPTSGSFAAYNARYVDPALGFAMGWNYWLNWAITVAVDISTAALLIQYWLPHTPGWVWSLLVLVVIFLINALTVSTFGETEFWLSLIKVVTVIVFLAIGLAMICGIMFRPAVGLGNFTYKDAPFVGGFPAILNVFLIAGFSFQGTELIGVTAGESENPGKAVPKAINDVFWRILLFYILSIFVIAALIPYTSPNLLSSAEGDIAMSPFTMVFQRAGLASAASVMNAIILTSVLSSANSGVYASTRMLYALAKDHYAPAFFGHTTRHGIPMASLVATLVVSLATFAASIFGQRIYMWLVAASGLTGFIVWIGIALSHYRFRRAWVVQGHRVEELRYHAKLFPLGPILALILCIIVIGGQNIEAFVNWNWQEIGVTYISVPLVLALYLGYKIRYHTRIVPLKEMDLSGDPESL, translated from the coding sequence ATGATCGCCCTGGGCGGCTGCATCGGCACCGGCCTGTTCATGACTTCCGGCTCCACTATTGCCAAGGCCGGACCGGGAGGCGCGCTGGTGGCCTACGCGGCCATGGGCCTCATGGTCTACTTCCTGATGACCAGCCTGGGCGAACTGGCCACCCACCTGCCCACTTCCGGCTCCTTCGCCGCCTACAATGCCCGCTATGTGGATCCGGCACTGGGCTTCGCCATGGGCTGGAACTACTGGCTGAACTGGGCCATCACCGTGGCTGTGGACATCTCCACCGCCGCCCTGCTGATCCAGTACTGGCTGCCCCACACCCCAGGATGGGTCTGGAGCCTGCTGGTCCTGGTGGTCATTTTCCTGATCAACGCCCTGACCGTGTCCACCTTTGGCGAGACCGAGTTCTGGCTCTCCCTGATCAAGGTAGTGACAGTGATCGTCTTCCTGGCCATCGGTCTGGCCATGATCTGCGGAATCATGTTTCGCCCGGCCGTGGGCCTAGGCAACTTCACCTACAAGGATGCCCCCTTTGTGGGCGGATTCCCCGCCATCCTCAACGTCTTTTTGATTGCAGGCTTCTCCTTCCAGGGCACCGAGCTGATCGGCGTCACGGCTGGCGAGTCCGAAAACCCCGGCAAGGCGGTTCCCAAGGCCATCAATGACGTCTTCTGGAGGATCCTGCTCTTTTATATTTTGTCCATCTTCGTCATCGCTGCGCTGATCCCCTACACCAGCCCTAATCTGCTGAGCTCCGCCGAGGGGGACATCGCCATGTCGCCCTTCACCATGGTCTTCCAACGGGCCGGCCTGGCCTCGGCAGCCAGCGTCATGAACGCCATCATCCTGACCTCGGTCCTCTCGTCCGCCAATTCAGGGGTCTACGCCTCCACCCGGATGCTCTACGCCCTTGCCAAGGACCATTACGCCCCGGCCTTCTTCGGGCACACCACCCGTCATGGCATCCCCATGGCCTCGCTGGTCGCCACTCTCGTGGTCTCCCTGGCCACCTTCGCCGCCAGCATCTTCGGCCAGCGGATCTACATGTGGCTGGTGGCCGCCTCGGGGCTCACCGGATTCATCGTCTGGATCGGCATCGCACTCAGCCACTATCGCTTCCGCCGCGCCTGGGTGGTCCAGGGCCACCGGGTTGAGGAGCTGCGCTACCATGCCAAGCTCTTCCCCCTGGGGCCCATCCTGGCCCTGATTCTGTGCATCATCGTCATCGGCGGGCAGAACATCGAGGCCTTCGTCAACTGGAACTGGCAGGAGATCGGCGTCACCTACATCAGCGTGCCCCTGGTGCTTGCGCTCTACCTGGGCTACAAGATCCGATACCATACCCGTATCGTTCCCCTGAAGGAGATGGATTTGAGCGGGGATCCGGAATCGCTATGA
- a CDS encoding amino acid permease, translated as MTRNTSNAASNTNQSDRAGQEHHGYGSVKRNLKTRHISMIALGGCIGTGLFMTSGSTISTAGPGGGLLAYIAMGVMVYFLMTSLGELATHLPVSGSFAAYSARYVDPALGFAMGWDYWLNWTISGAVDISTAALLIQYWLPHTPGWIWSLLVLVIVFLINALTVSAFGETEFWLSLIKVATIIVFLVIGMAMICGIMFQPAVGLKNFTYKDAPFVGGFPAIMSVFLIAGYSFQGTEVVGVTAGESENPGKAVPKAINDVFWRILLFYVLSIFVIAALIPYTSPNLLGASDGNIAMSPFTLVFQRAGLASAASVMNAVVLTSILSAVNTGAYASSRMLYGLAKDHYAPAIFARTTKRGIPLAALVATVCMSLATFASSIFGQSFYMWLVTATGLTGFIAWIGIALSHFRFRRAFKLQGHDLSELKYHSKLYPLGPVLAMVLCVIVIAGQDIPSLLSLNWSHMAMTYFSVVLVLALYLGFKFVNHTKIVRLKDMDVSGAESAR; from the coding sequence ATGACGCGGAACACCAGCAATGCAGCGTCGAACACCAATCAATCCGACCGGGCCGGGCAAGAGCATCATGGCTACGGCAGCGTCAAGCGCAACCTCAAGACCCGCCACATCTCCATGATCGCCCTGGGCGGCTGCATCGGCACGGGCCTGTTCATGACCTCCGGCTCCACCATTTCCACAGCCGGCCCCGGCGGCGGACTTCTGGCCTACATAGCCATGGGCGTCATGGTCTACTTCCTGATGACCAGCCTGGGCGAGCTGGCCACCCACCTGCCGGTGTCGGGATCCTTCGCCGCCTACAGCGCCCGCTACGTGGATCCGGCCCTGGGCTTTGCCATGGGCTGGGACTACTGGCTGAACTGGACCATCTCGGGTGCCGTGGACATCTCCACCGCCGCCCTGCTGATCCAGTACTGGCTGCCCCACACCCCGGGATGGATCTGGAGCCTGCTGGTCCTGGTCATCGTCTTCCTGATCAACGCCCTGACGGTCTCCGCTTTCGGGGAGACCGAATTCTGGCTCTCACTGATCAAGGTGGCCACCATCATTGTCTTCCTGGTCATCGGCATGGCCATGATCTGCGGAATCATGTTCCAGCCGGCGGTCGGCCTGAAGAACTTCACCTACAAGGATGCCCCCTTCGTGGGAGGCTTCCCGGCCATCATGAGCGTCTTCCTGATCGCCGGCTATTCCTTCCAGGGCACCGAGGTGGTAGGCGTGACCGCTGGCGAGTCCGAGAACCCCGGCAAGGCGGTCCCCAAAGCCATCAACGACGTCTTCTGGCGGATCCTGCTCTTCTATGTGCTGTCCATCTTCGTTATCGCTGCCCTGATCCCCTACACCAGCCCCAACCTCCTGGGAGCCTCTGACGGGAACATCGCCATGTCGCCATTCACCCTGGTCTTCCAGCGGGCCGGCCTGGCCTCGGCGGCCAGCGTCATGAACGCGGTGGTGCTGACATCCATCCTCTCGGCCGTCAACACCGGGGCCTACGCCTCCAGCCGCATGCTCTACGGACTGGCCAAGGACCACTATGCCCCGGCCATCTTCGCCAGGACTACCAAGAGGGGCATCCCCCTGGCGGCCCTGGTAGCCACGGTCTGCATGTCCCTGGCCACCTTCGCCTCCAGCATCTTCGGCCAGTCCTTCTACATGTGGCTGGTGACCGCTACCGGGCTGACTGGCTTCATCGCCTGGATCGGCATCGCCCTGAGCCACTTCCGCTTCCGGAGGGCCTTCAAGCTCCAGGGGCACGACCTGAGCGAGCTCAAGTACCACTCCAAGCTCTATCCGCTGGGCCCGGTCCTGGCCATGGTGCTCTGCGTCATCGTCATCGCCGGACAGGACATCCCCTCCCTGCTCAGCCTGAACTGGTCGCACATGGCCATGACCTACTTCAGCGTGGTCCTGGTCCTGGCCCTCTACCTGGGCTTCAAGTTCGTCAACCACACCAAGATCGTGCGTCTCAAGGACATGGACGTGTCCGGCGCCGAATCCGCCCGCTGA
- a CDS encoding Ig-like domain-containing protein, whose translation MYKLSKGLTSLVVAFAAVATLATGGVLPAAAAEHSSANAEIGYPHFGGVDNPIPASGQAYDPSSGYLSKVFDKDLSQGAGTDTNHDFWIDRILTRKGDQPTGKGTNDAGTYTYEGADTNQYLFSRGRAAYMRTHEPSVFGFGGEVAYKDTISSKGAFTVDFYKGQQKLTVHEVADKRKQTPSYWRGSFETNDPSLSMELVKYITNDNVLVAQYRIINKGGANDVTLRATSPLASGEDGDELTGVVKTNRDLTTVYPRFSGSGMRPEDGHLTADLHLSSNSEQTGKIQLGLLAEELPSSKQEYDRIRSQTPEESYKAHVTAYNKWWADNIPYIETPEPNIDKTVFYRWWLSRFNFIDANMPGNTYQFPAAIEGVLGYNNSIVLTTCMFINDLKYLRDPTYAYGSWVAAGETSKSRQYVDNPGGTSWNNSYTQYITDAAWESFKVHGGPADIAAAIGTYGRNDVNALIGAKNSSFNRNGNKLIDWDWASMTGNDSDAVSFFEHEREPMDRAESAWVWANAKAASEAFATAGNSEGAEAMSRTADEIRSQILGQLWNPDTKLIQHKFIGEHNGQFAKWKENNNYYPYAAGLMPAQGDADYKDDYESALRLFADADEFPVFPFYTANQKDVKARAEANPGKTYSNNFSVINSVPLFRIYAQGIRRYHASDKGYISKEMFKKLLYWNAFAHYQGGDNRYPDQNEFWNTATAEHGGRIDYRSWIHHTQLGTTNWTLIEDVAGLVPRQDSTIELNPIAIPNWDYFTVNNLSYHGQDMTIVWDRDGSHYHGPAGFSLYLSGRRVMTSDKLTHVLYDAHTGKARLGDQADPSATLVVLDRESLAEAKNVTYSADSRVTDIFAKAGRNIDPRAIDRNDLARGAQVKASFEAPNQPASAAVDGSTINEPFWGTSGSPNATDSLEVSLAGQSTVDEIRLYFYKTAANFTIQGYAEPTMYRLEYQDAAGQWKQVGQQYRSPNVPEANYNLIRFPAVQTGKLRVTFTHAPGARTGLKEIEAYHTGIPAPTAENQPPSVQAYVSKVGSQGAQLSGVVKDDGMPLGRLTTNWTQVSGPGKATFADPSSPTTTVKFNLEGDYVLRLTASDGQKESHADVRVHGVPSDGLFNTAPQAKATASYTNGYLPSGNVKVVNDGNTSNDSGTPNLSWNNWGDPHTGEEPWLQLQWPGQVPLSKASLYFWTDNGGVPMARSWKLQYHDAASGNWKDVQLRSGSVYGVNKDGPNTVLFDQVDTDGIRAVFPKGAIVGVSEFEAYAEDPLTVPDLDLPTEIGHVPQLPSKVEVAYGGGWRRNLTVLWPQITKDMVSSEGEFKLTGTIIGASQKSTATVWVRSDLHSPFINGIEPSEQTVYTGSDRTLLRLPSTVTGIYNNGVHKSGLPVTWDAQQVVAIDLQRPGDYSVEGTVPDVAAGTRAKLTVHVVDRYQKEVGWVEKSATSSVSAEASWSPAQGKLNDGIVVDGTWPSEDDADVNAKVWGSWGAAVDGMYAEYDWPHKITIDSSRVQFWANFRTVNDSKGGLEIPRNWKIQYLDENGKFQDVEHARYTTVRNDPAHHATDHGGWSTAEFTPVYTDKLRLVLDPHQGTGTFGVAVAEWQVHAPDQAEKVDKTNLANLVKEAAAIQEEDYTPATWGDFSSALKGARTVLDDAKAMQKDVDDAFNKLATAQQALTKRADKEHLTEAINQAGSIRQSDYTEDTVAALRTALDKARGLQLDPEAGQAAVDAATATLQQAIKGLKSKASVRPAADKRTLQKAVNEADTLQEKAYTTQSWQEFSKALSRAKGVLNDESATQDQVDRAVSDLMQAQASLQALNADDHGSAKVDKSRLKAVLDQAGKLQPIAGSPALSERLARAVAGARKVMADPHATQAQVDAAISELEGLLREVADFQKQTDGKSGTLTSTGVAVRVLTLSAAALLLAGAVAILWNRRRTER comes from the coding sequence ATGTACAAATTATCTAAAGGATTGACCTCTCTGGTGGTCGCCTTTGCCGCGGTGGCGACGCTTGCCACTGGAGGGGTGCTGCCCGCGGCTGCTGCTGAGCATTCCAGTGCAAATGCAGAGATCGGGTATCCCCATTTCGGCGGTGTGGATAATCCGATTCCAGCTAGCGGACAGGCCTATGATCCCTCTTCTGGCTATCTTTCGAAAGTCTTTGATAAGGATCTTTCCCAGGGGGCAGGGACAGATACCAACCATGATTTTTGGATTGATCGTATTCTCACCAGAAAAGGCGACCAGCCGACAGGCAAGGGGACCAACGATGCCGGAACCTATACCTACGAGGGCGCAGATACGAACCAGTATCTATTTTCGCGTGGGCGAGCTGCATATATGCGTACTCATGAACCATCAGTATTCGGGTTTGGAGGCGAGGTAGCCTACAAGGACACGATCAGCAGCAAGGGCGCTTTTACCGTTGATTTTTATAAGGGACAGCAAAAGCTGACTGTTCACGAGGTTGCTGACAAGCGAAAGCAGACCCCCAGTTATTGGCGGGGCAGTTTTGAGACGAACGATCCGTCCTTATCCATGGAATTGGTCAAGTACATCACTAATGACAATGTTCTTGTAGCCCAGTACCGAATTATCAACAAGGGCGGAGCGAACGATGTGACCTTGCGTGCCACTTCGCCGCTGGCCAGCGGCGAAGACGGGGATGAGCTGACGGGAGTAGTTAAGACAAACCGCGATTTGACTACCGTCTATCCGCGCTTTTCGGGCAGTGGCATGCGTCCTGAGGACGGCCACCTTACCGCTGACCTGCACCTGTCCTCCAACAGTGAGCAGACGGGGAAAATCCAGCTTGGTTTGCTTGCCGAGGAGCTTCCTTCCTCCAAGCAAGAGTACGATCGTATTCGCTCTCAAACGCCTGAAGAGTCCTATAAGGCTCATGTCACCGCGTATAACAAATGGTGGGCGGATAATATCCCTTATATTGAAACGCCTGAGCCGAACATTGACAAGACGGTTTTCTACCGGTGGTGGCTCAGCCGTTTCAATTTCATCGATGCCAACATGCCGGGGAATACCTACCAGTTCCCTGCAGCCATTGAAGGAGTGCTTGGATACAACAATTCCATTGTGCTCACTACCTGCATGTTCATCAATGATTTGAAGTATCTTCGTGATCCCACATATGCTTATGGCTCTTGGGTAGCGGCTGGTGAGACATCCAAAAGTCGGCAATATGTTGATAATCCGGGCGGAACGAGCTGGAACAACAGCTACACGCAGTATATAACCGATGCAGCCTGGGAATCTTTCAAGGTGCATGGAGGTCCCGCCGACATTGCCGCGGCAATAGGAACCTATGGGCGCAATGATGTCAATGCGCTGATAGGGGCCAAGAATTCATCTTTCAATCGCAACGGCAACAAGCTTATCGACTGGGACTGGGCTTCCATGACCGGCAATGATTCTGATGCTGTCTCTTTCTTTGAGCACGAACGCGAACCTATGGACAGGGCCGAAAGCGCTTGGGTCTGGGCGAACGCCAAGGCCGCTTCGGAGGCATTTGCCACGGCGGGCAACAGTGAAGGCGCGGAGGCGATGTCGCGTACCGCAGATGAGATCCGCTCGCAGATTCTCGGGCAGCTTTGGAACCCGGATACCAAACTCATCCAGCATAAGTTCATCGGGGAACACAACGGACAATTCGCCAAGTGGAAAGAGAACAACAACTATTATCCATACGCAGCTGGTCTGATGCCGGCTCAGGGGGATGCTGACTACAAGGATGATTATGAAAGCGCTCTGAGATTGTTTGCCGATGCTGATGAGTTCCCCGTCTTTCCTTTCTATACCGCCAACCAGAAAGACGTGAAAGCCAGAGCCGAAGCCAACCCGGGGAAAACTTACTCCAACAATTTCTCCGTGATCAATTCTGTGCCCCTGTTCCGTATTTATGCCCAAGGCATTCGTCGGTATCATGCTTCTGACAAAGGTTATATCAGCAAGGAAATGTTCAAGAAGCTGCTGTATTGGAATGCCTTCGCACACTATCAAGGCGGCGATAACCGGTATCCTGATCAAAATGAATTCTGGAACACGGCGACTGCTGAACATGGCGGACGAATCGATTATCGGTCGTGGATCCATCACACCCAGCTTGGAACCACGAACTGGACTTTGATTGAGGATGTTGCAGGTCTGGTGCCAAGGCAGGATTCCACAATCGAGCTGAACCCTATAGCCATACCGAATTGGGACTATTTCACTGTCAACAATCTGAGCTACCACGGGCAGGATATGACAATCGTCTGGGATCGGGATGGCAGTCATTATCATGGGCCAGCTGGATTTTCCCTCTATCTTTCAGGGCGGAGAGTCATGACTTCGGACAAATTGACGCATGTCCTTTATGACGCGCATACGGGAAAGGCCAGGTTGGGGGATCAGGCAGATCCATCCGCGACCTTGGTCGTTCTCGACCGTGAATCCTTGGCAGAGGCCAAAAATGTCACCTATTCCGCTGATTCGCGTGTGACTGACATCTTTGCCAAGGCGGGCCGCAACATCGATCCCAGGGCAATTGACCGTAACGATCTGGCTCGTGGAGCTCAGGTCAAAGCCAGTTTTGAAGCTCCCAACCAGCCAGCGAGTGCCGCCGTGGACGGCAGCACCATCAACGAGCCCTTCTGGGGGACCTCTGGTTCGCCGAACGCTACCGATTCCCTAGAGGTGAGTTTGGCAGGGCAATCGACTGTCGATGAAATCCGTCTCTATTTTTATAAGACAGCGGCGAACTTTACTATTCAGGGATATGCGGAACCCACTATGTATCGGTTGGAGTATCAGGATGCAGCCGGTCAGTGGAAGCAAGTCGGGCAGCAATATCGATCGCCCAATGTGCCCGAGGCCAATTACAACCTGATCAGGTTCCCTGCAGTACAGACTGGAAAACTGAGGGTCACATTCACCCATGCACCTGGTGCACGTACTGGTTTGAAAGAGATTGAGGCTTACCATACGGGCATCCCTGCACCTACTGCGGAGAATCAGCCGCCTTCTGTGCAGGCCTATGTGTCGAAAGTCGGCTCGCAAGGTGCACAGCTATCAGGGGTCGTCAAGGACGATGGTATGCCCCTCGGTCGGCTTACGACGAATTGGACCCAGGTTTCCGGCCCAGGAAAGGCGACGTTCGCCGATCCCTCCTCGCCGACCACCACGGTCAAGTTCAATTTGGAAGGGGACTATGTCCTACGACTGACCGCATCGGATGGGCAGAAGGAGAGCCACGCAGATGTCCGGGTCCATGGAGTCCCGTCAGACGGCCTGTTCAATACAGCCCCTCAGGCCAAGGCTACAGCCAGTTACACCAATGGCTACCTCCCCAGCGGGAATGTCAAGGTAGTCAATGATGGCAATACCTCCAACGATAGCGGCACGCCTAATCTCAGCTGGAACAATTGGGGGGATCCACATACGGGAGAGGAGCCGTGGCTGCAGTTGCAGTGGCCTGGGCAAGTTCCTCTCAGCAAGGCCTCACTGTATTTCTGGACCGACAATGGCGGGGTGCCCATGGCTCGTTCGTGGAAGCTGCAATACCATGACGCGGCTTCCGGGAACTGGAAGGATGTCCAGCTGCGGTCCGGTTCGGTTTATGGTGTCAATAAGGATGGACCAAATACCGTGCTTTTTGACCAGGTCGATACCGATGGGATTCGAGCTGTATTCCCCAAGGGCGCCATTGTCGGAGTCAGTGAGTTCGAGGCCTATGCTGAGGATCCGTTGACTGTGCCTGACCTGGATTTGCCTACTGAAATCGGTCATGTGCCGCAGTTGCCGTCAAAGGTGGAAGTGGCCTATGGCGGAGGCTGGCGCAGGAATCTGACCGTGCTCTGGCCTCAGATAACGAAGGATATGGTGTCTTCAGAAGGAGAGTTCAAACTGACTGGCACTATAATTGGTGCCTCACAGAAATCGACAGCGACCGTATGGGTCCGATCTGACCTGCACAGTCCCTTTATCAACGGTATCGAACCAAGTGAGCAGACAGTGTATACGGGAAGCGATAGGACCCTTCTGCGTCTGCCTTCCACAGTTACAGGCATTTACAACAACGGCGTCCACAAAAGCGGACTGCCGGTGACTTGGGATGCTCAACAGGTGGTGGCCATTGATCTGCAGCGTCCTGGCGACTACTCGGTTGAAGGCACGGTGCCTGATGTTGCCGCAGGGACGCGAGCCAAGTTGACCGTTCATGTTGTAGATCGGTATCAGAAGGAAGTGGGATGGGTTGAAAAGTCCGCGACTTCATCGGTCAGCGCCGAAGCATCCTGGTCACCTGCACAAGGCAAGCTCAATGATGGCATAGTCGTCGATGGCACTTGGCCATCAGAGGATGATGCTGATGTCAATGCCAAAGTATGGGGATCCTGGGGAGCGGCGGTCGATGGAATGTACGCTGAATACGACTGGCCGCATAAAATCACCATCGACTCCAGCAGAGTGCAGTTCTGGGCTAATTTCCGTACTGTCAATGACAGCAAAGGTGGATTGGAAATTCCCAGGAATTGGAAGATCCAATATCTGGATGAGAATGGAAAATTCCAGGATGTAGAGCATGCCCGCTATACCACGGTGCGCAATGATCCTGCGCATCACGCCACCGACCATGGCGGTTGGAGCACTGCCGAATTTACCCCTGTATACACCGATAAGTTGCGCCTGGTTCTAGATCCTCATCAAGGCACTGGAACCTTTGGCGTTGCGGTAGCGGAATGGCAGGTGCACGCTCCGGACCAGGCAGAGAAAGTCGACAAGACTAATCTTGCAAATCTGGTCAAGGAAGCAGCTGCCATCCAGGAGGAAGACTACACGCCAGCGACCTGGGGTGACTTTAGCTCGGCTTTGAAAGGCGCTCGAACAGTGCTGGACGATGCAAAGGCTATGCAGAAAGATGTCGATGATGCGTTCAATAAGCTTGCAACGGCACAGCAGGCTTTGACGAAACGTGCAGATAAAGAGCATCTGACTGAGGCAATCAATCAGGCTGGCTCAATCAGACAGAGTGATTATACGGAGGACACAGTAGCTGCTCTTCGCACTGCTCTTGACAAGGCACGGGGTCTTCAGCTTGATCCGGAAGCGGGACAGGCTGCGGTCGATGCTGCCACAGCAACTTTGCAACAAGCTATCAAAGGTTTGAAGAGCAAAGCCTCGGTACGGCCTGCCGCTGATAAGCGAACGCTGCAAAAAGCCGTCAATGAGGCTGATACCTTGCAGGAGAAGGCTTATACCACTCAGTCCTGGCAGGAATTTTCCAAAGCGCTAAGTCGTGCCAAAGGTGTGTTGAACGATGAAAGCGCGACTCAAGATCAGGTGGATCGAGCTGTGTCCGATTTAATGCAGGCGCAGGCATCATTGCAAGCTCTGAATGCAGATGATCATGGCTCCGCGAAGGTTGATAAGAGCCGTCTTAAGGCGGTCCTCGACCAGGCAGGAAAGTTGCAGCCTATAGCAGGCTCTCCCGCACTGTCTGAGCGTCTGGCACGGGCTGTGGCAGGGGCACGAAAGGTGATGGCGGATCCTCATGCTACGCAGGCGCAGGTTGATGCAGCAATCAGCGAACTCGAAGGCTTGCTCCGTGAGGTAGCTGATTTTCAGAAGCAGACCGACGGGAAAAGTGGAACGCTGACCTCCACAGGTGTCGCCGTCCGTGTACTTACGCTGTCTGCAGCCGCCTTGCTATTGGCGGGAGCCGTGGCGATTCTGTGGAATCGAAGGAGGACAGAGCGATGA
- a CDS encoding helix-turn-helix transcriptional regulator, with product MVHNARTVDQESDSADDAQYLKQYIPLVNFLGEVLGPRTEVVLHDVANTKNSIIAIANGQVSSREVGSPATDFLLRLVRDGTPDGSDYVVGYRGRSSTNKNLLVSSTYLIRHRGKIVGALCINSDQAPLLAIEHMVEQLKDMYFPVSDRNDSEQQEENLVASADDVIEQVIDQTCVEAGARVDQLSPEQRLGAIRRLNEQGCFNIKGSVAKVARLLSISESTAYRYLRMV from the coding sequence ATGGTGCATAATGCCAGGACAGTCGATCAGGAGTCTGATTCGGCAGATGATGCTCAATATCTGAAACAGTATATCCCTTTGGTCAATTTTCTTGGTGAGGTTTTAGGACCGAGAACCGAAGTGGTGTTGCATGATGTTGCCAATACGAAGAACTCGATCATTGCCATAGCTAATGGTCAGGTGTCTTCGCGGGAAGTCGGTTCTCCGGCGACCGATTTTTTGCTTCGTCTTGTGCGCGATGGAACACCTGATGGCAGTGATTACGTGGTTGGATACCGGGGAAGGTCTTCCACCAATAAGAACCTACTTGTCTCTTCTACGTACCTGATAAGACACCGAGGGAAGATTGTTGGAGCACTGTGCATTAACAGCGATCAAGCGCCATTGCTGGCTATCGAGCATATGGTCGAACAGTTGAAGGATATGTACTTCCCCGTCTCTGATCGTAATGACTCCGAGCAGCAGGAAGAGAACCTGGTAGCTTCAGCGGATGATGTCATAGAACAGGTAATCGATCAAACCTGCGTCGAGGCAGGGGCGAGGGTTGATCAATTGAGTCCTGAACAGCGACTTGGCGCTATACGGCGGTTGAATGAGCAGGGTTGTTTCAACATCAAGGGTTCCGTGGCGAAGGTTGCCAGACTGCTGTCCATCTCGGAGTCCACGGCCTATAGATACCTTCGGATGGTGTAA